From a single Bacillus pseudomycoides DSM 12442 genomic region:
- the spoIIE gene encoding stage II sporulation protein E — MPKAGRNTVNTSTLAMNDGQLRSITWTSKLKVKLEQVFFRWGFVIAVIGFLLGRAYILTNILPFALPFFAAVYVMKRDKMALAFLALMGGALSVSLDNLLFAFASIFTFFIYNIFFSRFTRKIVGLVPFQVFISALTAHLAVVYFAQQTVTMYDLLVSTIEAGLSFVLTMIFLQSVPLLTERKGKQQALETEEIVCLIILLASVLTGTTDWFIYDASVQHIFTRYLVLLFAFVAGAATGSTVGVVTGLILSLANVGSLSQLSLLAFSGLLGGLLKEGKRLGVSLGLLIGTSLITLYVDKQVNIITTLIESGVAIGFFLLTPQAIIDRLAKFMPGTQEHSQDQQQYLRRMRDVTANKINQFANVFSALSNSFSVYGYVEEEDEETEADLFLSTITAKTCQSCFKKDQCWVVNFDKTYDYMKQIMNETEEGTLQHNRKLVREWEKHCVRGKKVTDLMAGELSHFYEGQKLRKQMKENRRIVAEQLLGVSKVMEDFAKEIQRERENHQVQEEQILQAFRDFGVEVEHVDIYCLDRGNIDIEMMIPAASNQHGECDKLVAPMLSDVLKENIIVKHEEPSAYPNGHSMISFGSAKTFSLDTGLATAAKGGGFVSGDSYAMMDLSVGKYALAISDGMGNGQRAHMESKETVKLLQKILQSGIDEEIAIKSINSILSLRTTEEMFTTLDLAMVDLRDASAKFLKIGSTPSFVKRGNNVLQIEASNLPMGIIEDVEVDVVGEQLKTEDILIMMSDGIFEGAQHVENHELWMKRKIKELQTDDPQEIADIIMEEVIRSSDGYINDDMTIVVAKVKKNMPKWATIPIMGKQAQ; from the coding sequence ATGCCAAAAGCAGGAAGGAATACTGTGAACACAAGTACACTGGCTATGAATGATGGACAACTCAGATCAATAACATGGACAAGCAAGTTGAAAGTGAAGTTGGAGCAAGTTTTCTTTAGATGGGGATTCGTTATTGCTGTAATCGGTTTTCTTTTAGGAAGAGCATATATATTAACGAACATTTTACCGTTTGCACTACCGTTTTTTGCTGCTGTTTATGTAATGAAACGTGATAAGATGGCACTCGCATTTCTTGCTCTTATGGGTGGTGCGCTTTCCGTTTCACTAGATAATTTACTTTTTGCCTTTGCATCTATTTTTACTTTCTTCATTTACAATATCTTCTTTAGTCGATTTACACGTAAAATTGTTGGACTTGTACCATTTCAAGTATTTATCTCCGCATTAACCGCACATCTCGCTGTTGTTTACTTCGCGCAGCAAACTGTCACTATGTATGATTTACTTGTAAGTACTATTGAAGCGGGGCTTAGTTTTGTTTTAACAATGATTTTTCTACAAAGTGTACCGTTATTGACAGAAAGAAAGGGAAAGCAACAAGCGTTAGAAACGGAAGAAATTGTTTGTTTAATTATACTACTTGCATCTGTGTTAACGGGTACAACAGATTGGTTTATTTATGACGCTTCAGTTCAACATATTTTCACGAGATATTTAGTGTTATTATTTGCTTTTGTTGCAGGGGCAGCTACTGGTTCAACAGTAGGGGTTGTTACAGGATTGATATTGAGTTTAGCGAATGTAGGTAGCTTATCTCAACTTAGTCTATTGGCTTTTTCGGGGTTACTTGGTGGATTATTAAAAGAAGGGAAGCGTTTGGGCGTTAGTTTAGGGTTGCTAATTGGTACAAGTCTAATCACATTATACGTCGACAAACAAGTAAATATTATAACAACTTTAATAGAATCTGGAGTGGCGATAGGATTCTTTTTACTAACACCACAGGCAATTATCGATCGGCTTGCTAAATTTATGCCAGGAACACAAGAACATTCTCAGGATCAACAACAATATTTACGAAGAATGCGTGATGTGACAGCGAATAAAATTAATCAATTTGCAAATGTATTCTCTGCATTATCTAATAGCTTTTCGGTATATGGATATGTGGAGGAAGAGGATGAGGAAACAGAAGCTGATTTATTTTTAAGTACAATTACAGCAAAGACGTGTCAATCATGTTTTAAAAAGGATCAATGCTGGGTGGTGAATTTTGATAAAACATATGATTATATGAAACAAATTATGAATGAAACAGAAGAAGGGACGCTTCAGCATAACCGTAAGTTGGTTCGTGAATGGGAAAAGCACTGCGTAAGAGGAAAAAAGGTAACAGATTTAATGGCAGGGGAATTAAGTCATTTCTATGAGGGGCAAAAGTTACGAAAACAAATGAAAGAGAATCGTAGAATTGTTGCAGAACAATTATTAGGTGTTTCAAAAGTAATGGAAGATTTTGCAAAAGAAATTCAGCGTGAACGGGAAAATCATCAGGTACAGGAAGAACAAATTTTACAAGCGTTTCGTGACTTTGGTGTCGAGGTGGAACATGTTGATATCTATTGTTTAGATAGAGGGAATATTGATATTGAAATGATGATTCCGGCAGCATCTAATCAACATGGGGAATGTGACAAATTAGTTGCGCCGATGCTTTCGGATGTTTTAAAAGAAAATATTATTGTTAAACATGAAGAACCTTCTGCTTATCCAAATGGTCATAGCATGATATCTTTTGGATCAGCGAAAACATTTTCTCTTGATACAGGGCTTGCTACAGCGGCAAAAGGAGGCGGATTTGTATCAGGAGATTCGTATGCGATGATGGATTTAAGTGTTGGGAAATATGCTCTTGCCATAAGTGACGGAATGGGCAACGGACAAAGGGCACATATGGAAAGTAAGGAAACGGTAAAATTGTTACAAAAAATATTGCAATCCGGTATTGATGAAGAAATTGCTATTAAGTCTATTAATTCAATTCTTTCATTGAGGACGACAGAAGAAATGTTTACGACGCTTGATTTAGCTATGGTAGATTTACGTGATGCAAGCGCTAAGTTTTTAAAAATTGGTTCAACCCCAAGTTTTGTAAAACGTGGAAATAACGTTTTACAAATAGAAGCAAGCAACTTGCCAATGGGAATCATTGAGGATGTTGAGGTGGATGTTGTTGGTGAACAATTAAAAACAGAGGACATTCTAATTATGATGAGTGATGGGATTTTTGAAGGGGCGCAGCATGTGGAAAACCATGAATTGTGGATGAAACGTAAAATTAAAGAACTACAAACCGATGATCCACAAGAAATTGCTGATATTATTATGGAAGAGGTCATTCGATCTAGTGATGGATATATCAATGATGATATGACGATTGTCGTTGCGAAGGTAAAGAAGAATATGCCAAAGTGGGCTACGATTCCAATTATGGGTAAACAAGCGCAATAG
- the tilS gene encoding tRNA lysidine(34) synthetase TilS: MKDTFVEKVDEFAKQHDVLEKHSTIVVGVSGGPDSLALLYYLLEKREEKKLKIVVAHVDHMFRGDESYEDLQFVENLCRKIGVICETIRINVSQYQQQYGMNAQVAARECRYAFLERIMKKYDARYVALGHHGDDQMETILMRLVRGSTPKGYAGIAVKRPFHSGYVIRPLLAVTKEEINAYCKRLGVTPRMDPSNEKEVYTRNRLRKYVLPYLKEENPHVHERFQNFSMLMQEDEAYLQELAFEKMNKVITKKSDKHIVLSIPAFESMSMPLQRRGIQLILNYLYEYKIPSSLSSIHIDKVIAFFKRTHPSGSLDFPGGLKIVRTYEECSFRFKQEIVFPFSQVLSVPGAVTLANGDELVAEVNEELPSNMNETVFVAKYNDISYPLLIRSRENGDRMSIKGMSGTKKIKAIFIEEKVPKEKREEWPIVCDASGNIIWVPLLKQSAVAISHGTADKDKYMIIHYKSKESSRRIMK; the protein is encoded by the coding sequence TTGAAAGATACATTTGTTGAAAAAGTAGATGAGTTTGCAAAGCAGCATGATGTATTAGAGAAACATTCGACAATTGTTGTAGGAGTTTCTGGAGGCCCTGATTCTTTAGCTCTTTTATATTATTTATTAGAGAAAAGGGAAGAGAAGAAATTGAAGATTGTAGTCGCGCATGTGGATCACATGTTTAGAGGAGATGAATCCTATGAAGACTTACAATTTGTAGAAAATCTTTGCCGGAAGATTGGGGTTATTTGCGAAACGATAAGAATTAATGTATCGCAATATCAACAGCAATATGGAATGAATGCACAGGTGGCTGCTAGGGAATGCCGATATGCATTTTTGGAAAGAATAATGAAGAAATATGATGCGCGATATGTAGCTCTTGGGCATCATGGGGATGATCAGATGGAGACGATTTTAATGCGTCTCGTCCGCGGGAGTACTCCGAAGGGTTATGCTGGAATTGCTGTGAAACGCCCTTTCCATAGTGGATATGTAATTAGGCCTTTGTTAGCGGTAACAAAGGAAGAGATTAATGCTTATTGTAAAAGGTTAGGGGTTACGCCACGTATGGATCCGAGTAACGAAAAGGAAGTATATACGAGGAATCGATTACGTAAGTATGTTCTACCTTATTTAAAAGAGGAAAATCCGCATGTGCATGAGCGATTTCAAAATTTTAGTATGCTTATGCAAGAGGATGAGGCGTATTTGCAGGAATTAGCTTTTGAAAAGATGAATAAAGTAATTACAAAAAAAAGTGATAAACACATCGTCTTATCAATTCCTGCCTTTGAATCCATGTCTATGCCTTTACAAAGGAGAGGGATTCAACTAATATTAAACTATCTTTATGAATACAAGATTCCGTCTTCGCTTTCTTCTATACATATTGACAAAGTTATTGCATTTTTTAAGCGGACACACCCTTCAGGCTCACTTGATTTTCCTGGTGGCCTAAAAATTGTTCGTACATATGAAGAATGTAGTTTCCGATTTAAGCAAGAAATTGTTTTCCCTTTTTCACAAGTTTTATCAGTACCGGGTGCTGTTACCTTAGCAAACGGTGATGAACTTGTAGCAGAAGTAAATGAGGAATTACCAAGTAACATGAATGAAACAGTATTTGTTGCTAAGTATAATGATATATCATATCCTCTTCTTATCCGCTCTAGAGAAAATGGAGATCGCATGTCAATAAAAGGTATGAGTGGTACGAAAAAGATAAAAGCTATTTTTATTGAGGAAAAAGTACCAAAAGAAAAGAGAGAAGAGTGGCCGATTGTTTGTGATGCAAGCGGGAACATTATTTGGGTTCCGTTGTTGAAACAATCTGCAGTTGCTATTTCACATGGAACAGCAGATAAGGATAAATATATGATTATTCACTACAAAAGCAAGGAGTCTTCCAGGAGGATAATGAAATGA
- the hpt gene encoding hypoxanthine phosphoribosyltransferase, protein MMNQDIEKVLISEEQIQEKVHELGAIIAEDYKNTVPLAIGVLKGAMPFMADLLKRTDTYLEMDFMAVSSYGHSTVSTGEVKILKDLDTSVEGRDILIVEDIIDSGLTLSYLVDLFKYRKAKSVKIVTLLDKPTGRKVDLKADYVGFTVPHEFVVGYGLDYKEQYRNLPYVGVLKPSVYSN, encoded by the coding sequence ATGATGAATCAAGATATCGAAAAAGTATTAATTTCCGAAGAACAAATACAAGAAAAGGTGCATGAGCTAGGTGCAATTATTGCAGAGGATTACAAAAATACAGTACCTCTTGCAATCGGTGTATTAAAGGGTGCAATGCCATTTATGGCAGATTTATTGAAAAGAACAGATACATATCTTGAAATGGATTTTATGGCTGTTTCTAGCTACGGTCATTCTACAGTTTCAACAGGTGAAGTGAAAATTTTAAAAGACCTTGATACTTCTGTAGAAGGTCGCGATATTTTAATCGTTGAAGATATTATTGATAGCGGCCTTACATTAAGTTACTTAGTGGACCTATTCAAATATCGTAAGGCGAAATCTGTAAAGATTGTTACGCTACTAGATAAGCCAACTGGTCGCAAAGTCGATCTGAAAGCGGATTATGTTGGATTTACTGTTCCTCATGAATTTGTTGTAGGATATGGCTTAGATTATAAGGAGCAATATCGTAATCTTCCTTATGTTGGAGTATTGAAACCAAGCGTTTACTCAAATTAA
- the ftsH gene encoding ATP-dependent zinc metalloprotease FtsH, with product MNRIFRNTIFYLLIFLVVIGIVSYFNGSTQKTTSVSYDKFITKLEKGEVRNVQLQPKNGVFEVKGQFSNASQEEQFVTYAPNTEELQKKINDKAQGAEVKYQPAEETSAWVTFFTSIIPFVIIFILFFFLLNQAQGGGSRVMNFGKSKAKLYNDEKKKVRFRDVAGADEEKQELVEVVEFLKDPRKFAEVGARIPKGVLLVGPPGTGKTLLARAVAGEAGVPFFSISGSDFVEMFVGVGASRVRDLFENAKKNAPCIIFIDEIDAVGRQRGAGLGGGHDEREQTLNQLLVEMDGFGANEGIIIIAATNRPDILDPALLRPGRFDRQITVDRPDVNGREAVLKVHARNKPLDDDINLRAIATRTPGFSGADLENLLNEAALVAARQDKKKIDMSDIDEATDRVIAGPAKKSRVISEKERNIVAFHEAGHTVIGVVLDEADIVHKVTIVPRGQAGGYAVMLPKEDRYFMTKPELLDKITGLLGGRVAEEIVFGEVSTGAHNDFQRATGIARRMVTEFGMSDKLGPMQFGSSQGGQVFLGRDFHSEQNYSDAIAHDIDVEMQTIMKECYARAKQILTEKRDKLDIIAKTLLEVETLDAEQINHLYDYGVLPERKKSSEDVKVNITMKKDDENAEDK from the coding sequence ATGAATCGTATCTTCCGTAATACCATCTTTTATTTACTGATATTCTTAGTAGTGATTGGAATCGTGAGCTATTTTAATGGTTCAACACAAAAAACAACATCAGTTAGCTACGATAAATTCATTACTAAACTTGAAAAAGGTGAAGTGCGTAATGTGCAGCTTCAACCAAAAAATGGTGTGTTTGAGGTAAAAGGACAATTTAGCAATGCTAGTCAGGAAGAACAATTTGTTACTTATGCACCAAATACTGAAGAATTACAAAAGAAAATTAATGACAAAGCGCAAGGTGCTGAAGTGAAATATCAACCAGCAGAGGAAACGAGTGCTTGGGTGACATTCTTTACTTCTATCATTCCGTTTGTGATTATCTTCATCTTATTCTTCTTCTTACTAAACCAAGCTCAGGGCGGCGGTAGCCGTGTTATGAATTTCGGGAAAAGTAAGGCGAAGTTATACAATGATGAAAAGAAAAAAGTGCGCTTCAGAGATGTAGCTGGAGCAGACGAAGAGAAACAAGAACTTGTTGAGGTAGTAGAATTCTTAAAAGATCCTCGCAAGTTTGCTGAAGTTGGTGCCCGTATTCCTAAGGGTGTTCTGCTAGTTGGACCTCCAGGTACAGGTAAAACATTGCTTGCACGTGCTGTTGCAGGTGAGGCTGGCGTTCCTTTCTTCTCTATTAGTGGTTCTGATTTCGTAGAGATGTTCGTTGGTGTCGGTGCTTCCCGTGTACGTGATTTGTTTGAAAATGCGAAGAAAAATGCTCCTTGTATCATCTTTATCGATGAGATTGATGCAGTAGGTCGTCAACGTGGGGCAGGTCTTGGTGGTGGTCACGATGAACGTGAACAAACGCTAAACCAACTTCTTGTTGAAATGGATGGATTCGGTGCAAACGAAGGTATTATTATCATCGCTGCAACAAACCGTCCTGATATTCTTGACCCAGCGTTATTACGTCCAGGACGTTTTGACCGTCAAATCACAGTGGATCGTCCAGATGTAAATGGACGTGAAGCGGTACTAAAAGTACATGCTCGTAACAAACCACTTGATGATGATATTAACTTAAGAGCAATTGCGACTCGCACACCAGGATTCTCTGGTGCAGATCTTGAGAACTTATTAAACGAAGCTGCATTAGTAGCTGCGCGTCAAGATAAAAAGAAAATTGACATGTCTGATATCGATGAAGCGACGGATCGTGTTATTGCAGGTCCTGCGAAGAAAAGTCGTGTTATTTCTGAAAAAGAACGTAATATTGTCGCATTCCATGAAGCGGGCCATACTGTAATTGGTGTCGTGCTTGATGAGGCGGATATCGTTCATAAAGTAACAATTGTTCCTCGCGGTCAAGCTGGTGGGTATGCGGTAATGCTTCCAAAAGAAGATCGTTACTTCATGACAAAACCAGAATTACTTGATAAAATCACTGGTTTACTTGGTGGCCGAGTGGCTGAGGAAATTGTATTTGGTGAAGTGAGTACAGGAGCTCATAACGACTTCCAACGTGCGACTGGCATTGCAAGACGTATGGTAACGGAATTTGGTATGAGTGATAAGCTTGGACCGATGCAGTTTGGAAGCTCACAAGGTGGTCAGGTGTTCTTAGGAAGAGATTTCCATTCAGAACAAAACTACAGTGATGCAATTGCACATGACATCGATGTAGAAATGCAAACGATTATGAAAGAATGTTATGCTCGTGCAAAACAAATTCTTACTGAAAAACGTGATAAGCTTGATATTATCGCAAAAACGTTACTTGAAGTGGAGACGTTAGATGCAGAGCAAATTAATCATTTATATGATTATGGAGTTTTACCTGAGCGTAAAAAGTCCTCTGAAGATGTGAAAGTGAATATCACAATGAAAAAAGATGACGAGAACGCAGAAGATAAATAA